Proteins encoded together in one Thermococcus barophilus MP window:
- a CDS encoding V-type ATP synthase subunit F, producing the protein MKIVLMGDRDTALGFKLAGVHEVYSFEETSLENERAKNKLKELIEREDVGIILITERLAQRIGIPDVAFPIILQIPDKFGSIFGEEQLREIVRKAIGVELKR; encoded by the coding sequence ATGAAGATAGTTTTAATGGGTGACAGGGACACTGCTTTAGGATTTAAACTTGCTGGGGTTCATGAAGTTTATTCCTTTGAAGAAACCTCGCTTGAAAACGAACGAGCAAAGAATAAGTTAAAGGAGCTCATAGAGAGAGAAGATGTGGGTATAATACTGATCACGGAACGTTTGGCTCAGAGAATTGGAATACCTGATGTTGCCTTTCCAATCATCCTTCAAATTCCTGATAAATTTGGTTCAATCTTTGGTGAAGAACAGCTGAGGGAAATTGTAAGAAAGGCGATTGGTGTTGAGTTAAAGAGGTGA
- a CDS encoding V-type ATP synthase subunit C has protein sequence MEISTITGILDTTLAVIFTWIAYKTGSIIYKYTPYSYPNARIRAMEARLFTEQRFNELAESKDLNTFVMNLEDSDYKPYLSKLSIYTAETIDRAFDEALADTYRLMFKILPKRINPFFKLLLEEWDIRNISAIVKAKVYGEVARDYIAELGTMVEKIKAMAEAKTLEEILVILEGTEYEEVYQRLLLKEITIEEFETELYKMHYAKLLKYAESRKDEERKILEEFVKLKIDKINLMTILRAKLYGLGADKIRPFLIPGGSLSQRVLDTLMHVEDLSMALAELDSTKYNEVLREVREGLESGDLDVFNKAFERYIKRKISELTRFYPLSVAIPLNYILAKESEIRKLKAIAKLIEDRIKPEDIKALVGELP, from the coding sequence GTGGAAATCAGCACGATAACCGGCATCTTGGACACAACCCTTGCCGTTATCTTTACGTGGATAGCTTACAAAACAGGCTCTATTATTTACAAATACACTCCATATTCCTATCCAAATGCAAGAATCAGAGCTATGGAAGCGAGACTGTTTACGGAGCAGAGATTTAATGAGCTTGCAGAATCAAAAGATCTTAACACGTTTGTTATGAATCTTGAGGATAGTGATTACAAGCCTTATCTAAGCAAGCTCTCGATATATACGGCTGAAACAATTGATAGGGCATTTGATGAAGCCCTTGCAGATACTTATAGGTTGATGTTTAAGATTCTGCCCAAAAGGATAAATCCATTCTTTAAGCTTCTCCTTGAAGAGTGGGACATTAGAAATATCTCTGCAATTGTTAAAGCCAAGGTTTACGGTGAGGTTGCAAGGGACTACATAGCAGAGCTTGGAACCATGGTTGAGAAAATTAAAGCTATGGCTGAAGCCAAAACACTGGAGGAAATTCTTGTCATTCTTGAGGGGACAGAATATGAGGAAGTTTATCAGAGACTTCTCCTTAAAGAGATTACCATTGAAGAGTTTGAAACAGAGCTTTACAAAATGCATTATGCAAAGTTGCTGAAATATGCAGAGTCAAGAAAAGATGAAGAAAGAAAAATCCTTGAGGAGTTTGTTAAGCTTAAAATCGACAAGATAAACTTAATGACAATTTTGAGGGCAAAGCTCTATGGTCTGGGTGCCGATAAAATAAGGCCCTTCCTAATTCCTGGGGGGAGCTTAAGCCAGAGGGTTTTGGATACCCTAATGCACGTTGAAGACCTTAGTATGGCACTGGCTGAGCTTGACTCAACGAAATATAATGAAGTTCTCAGGGAGGTAAGGGAAGGTCTTGAAAGCGGCGACTTGGACGTGTTTAACAAAGCATTTGAGAGGTATATAAAGAGAAAAATCAGCGAACTGACAAGATTTTACCCACTAAGTGTTGCAATTCCACTAAATTACATCCTCGCAAAGGAAAGCGAAATAAGAAAGCTTAAGGCAATAGCAAAGCTTATTGAAGACAGAATCAAGCCAGAAGACATAAAAGCTCTGGTGGGTGAACTGCCATGA
- a CDS encoding V-type ATP synthase subunit E, with product MEGAKLIIEEINREAEQKIRYILSEAEKQAEDIKAEAEKRARAKAEWILRKAQTQAEIEKQRIIANAKLEIRKKRLALQEEFINEVLRSLKERLANLPKDEYLGIVKDLMLQAVKELGEDRIRVSSNEATLQLIAEKLEEIKAFLNEKTGREIRIELGDKISTIGGVLVENADRTIRVDNTFEARIDRLESELRSRIAKVLFG from the coding sequence ATGGAAGGAGCAAAGCTGATCATCGAAGAGATAAACAGAGAGGCAGAGCAGAAGATAAGGTATATTTTAAGCGAGGCAGAGAAGCAGGCCGAGGATATTAAGGCAGAAGCAGAGAAAAGGGCAAGAGCTAAGGCAGAGTGGATCTTGAGAAAAGCACAAACACAAGCTGAAATAGAAAAGCAGAGAATTATAGCGAATGCTAAGCTTGAAATTAGAAAGAAAAGGCTGGCTCTTCAGGAAGAGTTCATAAATGAAGTTCTTAGAAGTCTTAAAGAAAGGCTGGCGAATCTTCCAAAAGATGAGTACCTTGGGATTGTTAAAGATTTAATGCTTCAAGCTGTTAAGGAACTTGGTGAAGATAGGATTAGGGTCAGTTCAAATGAAGCGACTCTGCAGTTAATAGCAGAGAAACTTGAGGAAATTAAGGCATTCTTGAATGAGAAAACTGGTAGAGAGATACGCATTGAGCTTGGAGACAAAATTAGCACCATTGGTGGGGTTTTGGTTGAGAATGCCGATAGGACTATCAGAGTTGACAATACTTTTGAAGCAAGAATTGATCGTCTGGAAAGCGAACTTAGGTCAAGAATAGCAAAAGTGCTCTTTGGGTGA
- a CDS encoding V-type ATP synthase subunit K (produces ATP from ADP in the presence of a proton gradient across the membrane; the K subunit is a nonenzymatic component which binds the dimeric form by interacting with the G and E subunits) encodes MDPIVYVALGMALAAGIAGAASSFGVGIAGAAAAGAVAEDEKNFKNALILEGLPMTQSIYGLITLFLIALVSGILGGSFKFAATTQENIIKSAILLGAGLTVGLTGLSAIPQGIIASAGIGAVAKNPKTFTQGIIFAAMAETMAIFGLVGALILIVTGVGF; translated from the coding sequence ATGGATCCAATAGTTTATGTTGCTTTGGGAATGGCATTGGCGGCAGGTATAGCTGGTGCAGCATCCTCATTTGGTGTTGGTATAGCTGGTGCTGCGGCAGCAGGTGCAGTTGCGGAGGATGAGAAGAACTTTAAAAATGCTCTGATACTCGAAGGTCTCCCAATGACACAGAGCATTTACGGTTTGATCACACTGTTCCTTATAGCGCTGGTCTCGGGAATACTTGGTGGAAGTTTCAAGTTTGCTGCAACAACTCAGGAAAACATAATTAAGAGCGCAATTCTCTTAGGAGCTGGTCTTACAGTTGGTCTCACAGGTCTTTCAGCCATTCCTCAGGGTATTATAGCCTCAGCAGGTATTGGTGCAGTTGCAAAGAACCCCAAGACTTTCACACAGGGCATCATCTTTGCCGCTATGGCTGAGACAATGGCAATTTTTGGTCTTGTCGGTGCTTTGATATTGATAGTCACGGGAGTGGGCTTCTGA
- a CDS encoding V-type ATP synthase subunit I: MFRPEEMVKIELISINRYKDRLLTYLHEEGVIEIRELDVEIAQKDVPNEFYRKATSYSIGISRLVEFLETYREEKKSGIKEFFFPPMKSKRKYKYKSIEDLVKDVERFLENIEPQIKQVESRISSINTEIERIKNNMAVLELLSALNIDISYLRPTEKIEIVVGFVDRDKYSPLIEELTKTLEGKVAYVSKELKARYLVVFAILKGDYERANPILAKYAFERIEVPEGKGTPREVMREYQHQLAEKEKELTKAEKEAKELARKYYDDVVFYQELMENERDKANILNNLVRTNMTFAMLGWLPRKDVPRVVEGIKRITEGKVYINIKEPTKEELEEVPIKLKNPKFIAPFEMLTEMFGVPKYNEIDPTPILAFTYSFFFGFMLTDFMYGLLIGTVAALLVKGHKHLKDGTWKFANILLWSAFFTMLMGIFFGSYFGNILDLAGFHVWRKLDAMRDALIVLEIALAIGIFHLFIGYTLGFIVKLKNRQIKEAVLEQLSWMLIILGVILFALSMVGIGNAEVAKVVFGAGFVLFAVSEFQSDLPIPMKLLMTISDFFGFVGNWLSYARLMALALATSGIAMVVNIIVQMIWGLRIGPVPLGIAVGLVVFIGGQIFSTAINALGAFVHALRLHYVEFFGTFYSGEGKRFEPFKSRREVSELEI, encoded by the coding sequence ATGTTTAGGCCCGAAGAGATGGTTAAGATTGAGCTCATAAGTATCAACAGGTATAAAGATAGGCTTTTAACGTATCTTCATGAGGAAGGTGTGATTGAAATAAGGGAGCTTGACGTTGAAATTGCTCAAAAAGACGTCCCTAATGAGTTTTATCGTAAAGCAACTTCTTATAGCATTGGAATATCCCGTTTAGTTGAGTTTCTTGAAACATATAGGGAAGAGAAAAAAAGCGGCATTAAGGAGTTTTTCTTCCCCCCAATGAAGTCTAAAAGAAAATACAAATACAAGAGCATTGAAGACCTTGTAAAGGATGTTGAGAGGTTTTTAGAGAATATCGAGCCGCAAATCAAACAGGTTGAGAGCAGAATAAGTTCAATTAACACGGAAATAGAAAGAATAAAAAATAATATGGCAGTTCTTGAGCTTTTATCTGCCCTGAACATTGATATTTCATATCTCAGACCAACCGAGAAGATTGAAATCGTTGTTGGCTTTGTTGATAGGGACAAGTATTCTCCGCTGATAGAAGAATTGACAAAAACACTTGAAGGAAAAGTTGCTTATGTTTCAAAGGAGCTTAAAGCCAGGTATTTGGTTGTGTTTGCTATTCTCAAGGGAGATTATGAGAGGGCAAATCCAATACTGGCCAAGTACGCTTTTGAGCGTATAGAGGTCCCGGAAGGAAAAGGTACCCCGAGGGAAGTTATGAGAGAGTATCAGCACCAATTGGCTGAAAAAGAAAAGGAGCTGACAAAAGCAGAGAAAGAGGCAAAAGAACTTGCGAGAAAGTATTATGATGATGTAGTGTTCTATCAGGAGCTTATGGAAAATGAAAGAGATAAAGCAAACATCCTGAACAATCTCGTCAGAACAAACATGACCTTTGCTATGCTCGGCTGGCTTCCAAGGAAAGATGTTCCAAGGGTTGTGGAAGGTATAAAGAGAATTACGGAGGGCAAAGTTTACATCAATATCAAGGAACCAACTAAAGAAGAGCTTGAGGAAGTTCCAATCAAACTCAAAAATCCGAAGTTCATAGCTCCGTTTGAAATGCTTACGGAGATGTTTGGGGTTCCGAAATACAACGAAATTGATCCAACACCAATTTTGGCATTTACGTACTCATTCTTCTTCGGCTTCATGCTCACGGATTTCATGTATGGACTTTTAATTGGAACCGTTGCAGCACTCCTTGTTAAGGGACATAAGCATTTAAAGGATGGAACATGGAAATTCGCAAACATACTGCTGTGGAGTGCATTTTTCACAATGCTTATGGGAATATTCTTTGGCAGCTACTTCGGAAATATCCTCGACCTTGCAGGGTTCCATGTGTGGCGCAAGCTGGATGCAATGAGAGATGCACTGATCGTTCTTGAGATAGCATTAGCAATAGGTATCTTTCATCTGTTTATTGGATATACCCTTGGCTTTATTGTCAAACTTAAGAACAGACAAATTAAAGAGGCAGTACTTGAACAGCTGTCATGGATGCTAATAATACTTGGAGTAATACTCTTTGCGCTTTCAATGGTAGGTATAGGAAATGCTGAAGTTGCAAAAGTTGTCTTTGGAGCTGGGTTTGTTCTCTTTGCAGTGTCAGAGTTCCAGAGCGATCTGCCAATCCCAATGAAGCTTCTGATGACAATTTCAGATTTCTTTGGCTTTGTCGGAAACTGGCTCAGCTATGCAAGATTGATGGCTTTGGCTTTGGCAACGTCAGGAATTGCCATGGTTGTCAACATAATTGTCCAGATGATATGGGGTTTAAGAATAGGTCCAGTCCCCCTTGGCATAGCCGTTGGTCTGGTAGTTTTCATTGGCGGGCAGATATTTTCAACGGCAATAAATGCCTTAGGTGCTTTCGTTCACGCTCTCCGTTTGCATTATGTTGAATTTTTCGGAACATTTTACTCTGGAGAAGGTAAAAGGTTTGAACCTTTCAAATCAAGAAGGGAAGTTTCAGAACTTGAAATTTGA
- a CDS encoding V-type ATP synthase subunit H → MEEVIKQIVEAEKQAKERIEKAKEEAKLIIQKAKEEAKELESKIIAEAEEKAKVVIEQKKKEGEIEANKLIEEGNRELEELKVRATENLEKAIDESIKLIRGG, encoded by the coding sequence ATGGAGGAAGTAATTAAGCAGATCGTTGAAGCTGAAAAACAAGCTAAAGAGAGAATTGAGAAAGCAAAAGAGGAGGCAAAGCTCATCATTCAAAAAGCAAAAGAGGAAGCGAAAGAACTTGAGAGTAAAATAATTGCTGAGGCTGAAGAGAAAGCAAAGGTGGTGATTGAACAGAAAAAGAAAGAGGGAGAAATTGAAGCTAATAAACTTATTGAAGAGGGAAATAGGGAGCTTGAAGAACTTAAAGTGAGAGCAACCGAAAATCTCGAAAAAGCAATTGATGAGAGTATAAAACTCATCAGAGGGGGCTGA
- a CDS encoding potassium channel family protein yields MFVVIMGAGRVGYLVAKMLEAEGHDVTIIEMNKERAKELSLLINGLVIEGDATDQKTLEEANIKQADAFAALTGRDDANLLACILAKHLNPKVTTILRVSNPKNKEVFERVEDLKRYFDFVISPEEIAANYIFRSIVTPGFDRVLFPKEGAEIVQFKIDENSEVAEKVVKDLGLPKDSLIVAIYDEKGNLVIPSGDTKLPKKGQIVIFAKNNALKEIKSLIEKKKNE; encoded by the coding sequence ATGTTCGTTGTAATAATGGGAGCAGGCAGGGTTGGCTATCTTGTTGCAAAAATGCTTGAGGCAGAGGGGCATGATGTCACAATAATCGAAATGAACAAAGAGAGAGCCAAAGAACTTTCCCTCTTAATTAATGGTCTTGTAATCGAGGGAGATGCGACTGATCAAAAAACTCTTGAAGAGGCAAATATAAAGCAGGCTGATGCTTTTGCTGCTTTAACTGGAAGGGACGATGCAAATCTCCTTGCCTGCATTTTGGCGAAGCACCTAAATCCAAAAGTCACAACGATCTTAAGGGTCAGCAATCCGAAGAACAAAGAAGTCTTTGAGAGAGTTGAGGATCTTAAAAGGTACTTTGACTTTGTTATAAGTCCTGAGGAGATAGCTGCAAACTACATCTTCAGGAGCATAGTCACTCCGGGATTTGACAGGGTATTATTCCCAAAAGAAGGTGCTGAAATTGTCCAGTTTAAGATCGATGAGAACAGCGAAGTTGCCGAGAAAGTTGTAAAGGATCTCGGCCTCCCAAAAGATTCCCTCATAGTTGCAATTTATGATGAAAAAGGCAATTTGGTTATCCCATCTGGTGACACTAAACTTCCAAAGAAGGGACAGATTGTAATATTTGCCAAAAATAATGCGCTTAAAGAGATCAAGTCACTCATTGAAAAGAAAAAGAATGAATAA
- a CDS encoding preprotein translocase subunit SecD, with amino-acid sequence MNWKKLFLNWRILLLTIFILGSIASLLTYGLTFGLDISGGTAITVKLEKPVDQSTMEQVKISLEKRLNQLGVKDIKVEPWGNQYLIVKVAGVTEEEARSVKETIERQGVFYAEFEGVIFATGKDIVQVFSIQIEPKGTYYEWSVPFRISKQAAEKFAELAKDKAGYPVDMFLDPPVNSLFVVSQDGYNLMTTDFKAEAPNAMPLTERIKKAFNIDTIAYTNQSAEEIAKLAKNKELVVLVGVDKNLKDQLEARGIKVRYFEPQQGESLKNVITRALGLYGPYSLGSGLAQGVPQTNVRITGTAPNQYLAQQEAQVIAVVLSSGSLPVKVYVEGSQYISPELGENFKRQVLIAGIAALIVVGLIIWLHYRKLKIAIPVTFTSLSEVIIILGIAALIKWNLDLPSIAGIIAAIGTGVDQQIVITDELLGRRGREKIVKRSSILKRMGRAFFVILASATTTVVAMSFLFKFFVGGLRGFAFTTILGVMIGILITRPAYAEIAKFLIGEKR; translated from the coding sequence ATGAACTGGAAAAAACTATTTCTCAACTGGAGGATTTTGCTGCTTACAATTTTTATACTCGGCTCAATAGCCTCTCTCCTGACGTACGGTTTAACCTTCGGTCTTGATATAAGTGGTGGAACTGCCATCACGGTTAAACTTGAAAAGCCGGTTGATCAAAGTACTATGGAGCAGGTTAAGATATCCCTTGAAAAGAGATTGAACCAGCTTGGTGTGAAAGATATTAAAGTTGAACCTTGGGGCAATCAGTATCTCATTGTAAAGGTTGCTGGTGTAACTGAAGAGGAGGCGAGAAGCGTAAAAGAAACGATAGAGCGACAGGGTGTATTCTATGCCGAGTTTGAGGGAGTTATATTTGCAACCGGTAAAGACATTGTTCAGGTATTTTCAATTCAGATAGAGCCAAAGGGAACTTACTATGAATGGTCCGTTCCCTTCAGGATATCAAAGCAAGCTGCAGAAAAATTTGCAGAGCTGGCTAAGGACAAAGCTGGGTACCCTGTGGACATGTTCCTTGATCCTCCAGTGAATTCCCTGTTTGTGGTTTCCCAGGATGGCTATAATCTCATGACAACAGATTTTAAAGCCGAGGCTCCAAATGCAATGCCCCTAACCGAGAGGATTAAAAAAGCCTTTAACATTGACACAATTGCCTATACAAATCAAAGTGCTGAAGAGATAGCAAAGCTTGCGAAGAACAAGGAGCTTGTAGTTCTTGTTGGTGTCGATAAGAACCTTAAGGATCAGCTTGAAGCAAGGGGGATAAAGGTTAGATATTTTGAGCCGCAACAGGGGGAGAGCTTAAAGAACGTGATAACAAGAGCCCTGGGATTGTATGGTCCATACTCCCTCGGCTCAGGTCTTGCTCAGGGAGTTCCCCAAACCAATGTAAGAATAACAGGAACTGCCCCAAATCAGTATCTTGCCCAGCAGGAGGCTCAAGTAATAGCGGTAGTCCTGAGCAGTGGTTCTCTGCCTGTTAAGGTCTACGTGGAAGGTTCCCAGTATATTTCCCCGGAGCTTGGTGAGAATTTCAAGAGGCAGGTTCTAATTGCCGGTATAGCAGCTTTGATTGTTGTCGGACTTATAATCTGGCTTCACTACAGGAAGCTTAAGATAGCCATACCCGTAACATTTACAAGTCTGAGCGAGGTAATAATAATACTTGGAATTGCTGCACTGATCAAATGGAATCTTGATCTCCCAAGTATTGCGGGAATAATAGCAGCCATAGGAACGGGAGTTGATCAGCAAATAGTTATAACCGACGAACTCTTGGGAAGAAGGGGAAGGGAGAAGATCGTTAAGAGAAGCAGCATACTCAAAAGAATGGGAAGGGCGTTCTTTGTCATTTTGGCATCGGCAACAACAACAGTCGTAGCAATGAGCTTTCTCTTTAAGTTCTTCGTTGGAGGACTGAGAGGATTTGCATTTACAACAATACTCGGTGTAATGATTGGAATACTTATAACGAGACCAGCATACGCGGAGATAGCAAAGTTCCTCATTGGGGAGAAGAGGTGA
- a CDS encoding protein translocase subunit SecF, whose translation MIKDKLKKLTEIETKKMIVYPLVVFFVALLILAVHFPQLGIDLKGGVVVTAYGVDANPDEVAKYLSQQLGVDVRVEKFTGIGKESSGINVYAPAEVDPEKIREALRQLFPNAKYAISEVRPTFGAMAREQGIKAISLAFLGMAIVVFLFFRVPVPSFTVIFSAFSDMVIALALMSIFGIELSQATIAALLMLIGYSVDSNILLTTKLLKRKEDTVEEAYFSAVSTGFTMSTTTLGALASLWLFSTAKVIDEIAIVLIFGLLADFMNTWILNAGVLRWFIAKKEEREKRKSSGTSKASKASKKKRRGKR comes from the coding sequence ATGATCAAAGACAAGCTTAAAAAGCTTACCGAAATTGAGACTAAAAAGATGATAGTTTACCCTCTTGTTGTATTCTTTGTGGCGCTTTTAATACTTGCTGTTCACTTTCCGCAACTTGGAATTGACCTCAAAGGTGGAGTCGTTGTAACTGCCTACGGTGTAGATGCAAATCCAGATGAGGTCGCTAAATACTTATCTCAGCAACTTGGAGTTGATGTCAGAGTGGAAAAGTTCACGGGGATTGGAAAAGAGAGCAGTGGAATAAACGTTTATGCCCCTGCCGAAGTTGACCCTGAAAAAATAAGAGAAGCTCTCAGACAACTCTTTCCGAATGCAAAGTATGCCATATCAGAAGTTCGACCCACCTTTGGAGCAATGGCAAGGGAACAGGGAATAAAGGCAATTTCCTTGGCATTCCTTGGAATGGCAATTGTTGTGTTCCTGTTCTTCAGAGTCCCAGTTCCCTCATTCACAGTCATATTCTCAGCCTTTTCGGATATGGTGATAGCCTTAGCTTTAATGAGCATCTTCGGTATTGAACTCAGCCAAGCAACAATTGCCGCTTTGCTGATGCTTATTGGTTATTCTGTAGACAGCAACATTCTTCTGACAACCAAACTGCTCAAGAGGAAAGAAGACACTGTGGAGGAAGCATACTTTTCGGCTGTTTCAACAGGTTTTACAATGAGCACAACTACTTTGGGGGCTTTAGCCTCACTCTGGCTGTTTTCAACAGCTAAGGTCATTGATGAAATTGCGATAGTGCTTATATTTGGTCTGCTCGCGGACTTCATGAACACATGGATTTTGAATGCAGGAGTTTTAAGATGGTTCATAGCAAAGAAAGAGGAAAGGGAAAAAAGAAAATCTTCTGGGACATCTAAAGCTTCAAAAGCTTCCAAGAAGAAGAGGAGGGGTAAAAGATGA
- the speD gene encoding adenosylmethionine decarboxylase has product MDTIGYHYVVEASGCDPEILSDANKIREIFLKAAEAGNMEVKASYFFKFSPTGVSGMVIVAESHISIHTWPEKGYAAIDVYTCGEKADPEKAVDYILDAIKAEYAHVSEVKRGIEEDDSTFTHMILTWEEKLERKNKK; this is encoded by the coding sequence ATGGACACCATAGGGTATCATTATGTGGTCGAGGCTTCAGGCTGTGATCCCGAGATTCTGAGTGACGCTAACAAAATAAGGGAGATCTTCTTAAAAGCCGCAGAAGCAGGGAACATGGAAGTTAAGGCAAGCTACTTTTTCAAATTCTCCCCCACAGGAGTCAGTGGTATGGTGATTGTTGCAGAATCACATATATCAATCCACACATGGCCCGAGAAAGGTTACGCTGCCATAGATGTCTACACCTGCGGGGAAAAAGCTGACCCTGAAAAAGCCGTTGATTATATCCTTGACGCAATAAAAGCAGAATACGCCCACGTCTCAGAGGTTAAGAGGGGAATCGAAGAAGACGACAGCACATTTACACACATGATCTTAACATGGGAAGAAAAACTCGAAAGGAAAAATAAGAAATAA
- a CDS encoding transcriptional regulator, with the protein MTIEVPLNPLGRQEIHQLESILLFATLFRPEVIELIKDPAERLTWVDSLAVAAGAIAREKAGMTVSEIARELGRTEQTIRKHLRGESKAGELVRETYELIKQGKLDELIRTIEMIEKGGLKEVIAKEEYEKLMEEYEKLKLEYEKVKEELEKMKQTVELGSLEKAREEIEKLKKELEETKAALEKVKREKRELEKELSEAKVKLMELQAKRVDEDRIKELEEKLKAKEEEIEKLEKVVKELTLAKEELEKKVEEMEGLADELRKEKEELQKKVEELSRENEELKKKIDELEPYKIKFEELKEKIERLKEEIEKLLE; encoded by the coding sequence ATGACAATTGAGGTTCCACTCAACCCTCTTGGAAGACAAGAAATTCATCAGCTTGAGAGCATTCTCTTATTTGCAACGCTTTTCAGGCCAGAAGTAATTGAGCTCATCAAGGATCCAGCCGAAAGATTAACGTGGGTTGACAGCTTAGCAGTTGCCGCTGGCGCTATTGCAAGGGAAAAAGCTGGAATGACGGTTAGTGAGATAGCCAGAGAGCTTGGAAGAACTGAGCAAACAATCAGGAAGCACCTCAGAGGCGAAAGCAAGGCTGGAGAACTTGTCAGGGAAACATATGAACTCATTAAGCAGGGAAAGCTTGACGAGCTCATTAGGACAATTGAAATGATCGAGAAAGGTGGGCTGAAAGAGGTAATCGCCAAGGAAGAGTACGAAAAGCTGATGGAAGAATATGAGAAGCTTAAGCTTGAATACGAGAAGGTTAAGGAAGAGCTTGAGAAGATGAAGCAGACCGTTGAATTGGGAAGCCTGGAGAAGGCAAGGGAGGAGATTGAAAAATTAAAGAAGGAGCTTGAGGAGACAAAGGCAGCACTTGAGAAAGTTAAGAGGGAGAAGAGAGAGTTAGAAAAAGAGCTCAGTGAGGCAAAGGTTAAGCTCATGGAACTGCAGGCGAAGAGAGTGGACGAAGATAGGATTAAGGAGCTTGAGGAGAAGCTTAAGGCTAAAGAGGAGGAAATAGAGAAGTTAGAAAAAGTTGTCAAGGAGCTAACATTGGCAAAAGAGGAGCTTGAGAAGAAAGTTGAAGAGATGGAAGGCTTAGCCGATGAGCTCAGGAAGGAGAAGGAAGAACTCCAAAAGAAAGTTGAGGAACTTAGCAGAGAGAACGAGGAACTTAAAAAGAAAATCGATGAACTTGAACCCTACAAGATTAAGTTCGAGGAACTCAAAGAAAAGATTGAAAGGCTGAAGGAAGAAATTGAAAAGCTCTTGGAGTGA
- a CDS encoding KaiC domain-containing protein: MVKRVKTGIPGMDEILHGGIPERNVVLLSGGPGTGKTIFSQQFLWNGLQMGEPGIYVALEEHPVQVRQNMAQFGWDVKKYEEEGLFAMVDAFTAGIGRSKEYEKYIVHDLTDLREFIDVLRQAIRDIGAKRVVVDSVTTLYINKPAMARSIILQLKRVLAGTGCTSIFVSQISVGERGFGGPGVEHGVDGIIRLDLDEIDGELKRSLIVWKMRGTSHSMRRHPFDITDKGIIVYHDKILKRGRILDL, encoded by the coding sequence ATGGTTAAGCGTGTTAAGACGGGAATTCCGGGGATGGATGAAATACTCCACGGAGGAATACCGGAGAGAAACGTTGTTTTGCTGAGCGGTGGGCCAGGAACTGGGAAGACAATTTTCAGCCAGCAGTTCTTGTGGAACGGTCTCCAAATGGGTGAGCCAGGTATATACGTTGCTTTGGAAGAGCATCCAGTCCAAGTGAGGCAGAACATGGCTCAATTTGGCTGGGATGTGAAAAAATATGAGGAAGAGGGCTTATTTGCAATGGTTGATGCATTCACAGCAGGAATTGGCAGATCAAAGGAGTATGAAAAATATATAGTTCATGACCTGACTGATCTTAGGGAATTCATCGACGTTTTGAGGCAAGCCATCAGGGATATTGGTGCAAAGAGAGTTGTTGTGGACTCAGTTACAACTCTCTACATAAACAAGCCAGCCATGGCAAGAAGCATAATCCTGCAGCTCAAGAGAGTTTTAGCCGGAACAGGATGTACATCAATCTTTGTGAGCCAGATCAGCGTTGGTGAGAGAGGATTTGGCGGACCTGGAGTTGAGCACGGTGTTGACGGTATCATAAGGCTTGACCTCGATGAGATTGATGGCGAGCTTAAGAGATCATTGATCGTCTGGAAGATGAGAGGGACATCACACTCAATGAGGAGGCATCCATTTGATATAACGGACAAGGGGATAATTGTATACCATGATAAGATACTGAAGAGAGGTAGGATTTTAGATCTGTGA